The following proteins are encoded in a genomic region of Variovorax paradoxus:
- a CDS encoding branched-chain amino acid ABC transporter ATP-binding protein/permease, which translates to MNDTSANNTAAAPPPSGRTLVTPRQLTLGFVVLLAAAWGFLPEFTVSVLSNIGLYALVAVGLVMLTGVGGMTSFGQAAFVGVGSYATAWICTSPTAAAWMGSIVGPALLPWAGLLLGLLLTFALAWALGAVTLKLQGHYLPLCTIAWGLSLYYLFGNMDFLGGQTGITGVPPLVIAGFSLATPRALGVVIWAVLLLALWAMHNLLDSREGRAIRALKGGRLMAESMGVDTARHRVKLFVLAALLAAVSGWLYAHLQRFVNPTPFNLNIGIELLFMAVVGGAGHLWGAVLGAALITLLKEKLQDVLPSLLGSSGNFEVIVFGLLMLFVLQRFADGLWPTLARIARRWVRPHAGAEIDASQPSAPAVRLAQRNLPAKGEVLLQATGVSKRFGGLVANNDISMTLAAGEIHALIGPNGAGKSTFFNMISGVDDPSSGEVRLAGQPMGAKPSRVFAALGLGRTFQHVRLLGQRSVVENVALGAHLRARRGWLAAMLRLDRAEEAALMAEARRQIERCRLGAHADTPAASLSLGQQRVVEIARALAGQPSVLLLDEPAAGLRHLEKRALSVLLSQLRAEGLGILVVEHDMEFVMNLADRITVLEFGTVIATGTPAEVQANPRVLEAYLGGADDQLLEHAR; encoded by the coding sequence ATGAACGACACCTCCGCCAACAACACCGCGGCCGCGCCGCCGCCCAGTGGCCGCACGCTGGTCACGCCGCGGCAGCTCACGCTCGGCTTTGTCGTGCTGCTCGCAGCGGCCTGGGGCTTCCTCCCGGAGTTCACGGTGTCGGTGCTCAGCAACATCGGGCTCTATGCATTGGTTGCGGTCGGGCTGGTCATGCTGACCGGCGTGGGCGGCATGACGTCCTTCGGCCAGGCCGCATTCGTGGGCGTCGGCTCGTACGCGACCGCTTGGATCTGCACGTCGCCAACGGCGGCGGCATGGATGGGCAGCATCGTCGGCCCCGCCCTGCTGCCGTGGGCCGGGCTGCTGCTGGGCCTGCTGCTGACATTCGCCCTAGCATGGGCGCTCGGCGCGGTCACGCTCAAGCTGCAGGGGCACTACCTGCCGCTGTGCACCATTGCCTGGGGGCTGAGCCTTTACTACCTGTTCGGCAACATGGATTTCCTCGGCGGACAAACAGGCATCACCGGCGTGCCGCCGCTGGTGATTGCAGGCTTCTCGCTGGCCACGCCGCGTGCGCTTGGCGTGGTGATCTGGGCCGTGCTGCTGCTGGCGCTGTGGGCCATGCACAACCTGCTCGATTCCCGCGAAGGCCGTGCCATCCGCGCGCTCAAGGGCGGGCGGCTCATGGCCGAGTCGATGGGTGTGGACACGGCCCGCCACCGCGTGAAGCTCTTCGTGCTCGCCGCCCTGCTGGCGGCCGTGTCGGGCTGGCTCTATGCGCACCTGCAGCGCTTCGTGAACCCCACGCCCTTCAACCTGAACATCGGCATCGAGCTGCTGTTCATGGCGGTGGTCGGCGGCGCGGGGCACCTGTGGGGCGCGGTGCTGGGCGCGGCGCTCATCACGCTGCTGAAGGAAAAGCTGCAGGACGTGCTGCCCTCGCTGCTCGGCAGCAGCGGGAATTTCGAGGTGATCGTGTTCGGCCTGCTCATGCTCTTTGTGCTGCAGCGCTTTGCCGATGGCCTGTGGCCGACGCTCGCGCGCATTGCCAGGCGCTGGGTGCGCCCACATGCCGGTGCCGAGATCGACGCTTCGCAGCCCTCCGCGCCCGCGGTGCGACTGGCGCAGCGCAACCTGCCCGCCAAGGGAGAGGTGCTGCTGCAGGCCACCGGCGTCAGCAAGCGATTCGGCGGCCTCGTGGCCAACAACGACATCTCGATGACGCTCGCGGCCGGCGAGATCCACGCGTTGATCGGGCCGAACGGCGCGGGCAAGAGCACCTTCTTCAACATGATCTCGGGCGTGGACGATCCGAGCTCCGGCGAGGTGCGGCTGGCAGGCCAGCCAATGGGGGCCAAGCCTTCGCGCGTGTTTGCCGCGCTCGGGCTGGGCCGCACCTTCCAGCATGTGCGGCTGCTCGGGCAGCGCAGCGTGGTCGAGAACGTGGCACTGGGCGCGCACCTGCGTGCCAGGCGGGGCTGGCTCGCCGCCATGCTTCGGCTGGACCGCGCGGAAGAAGCCGCGCTGATGGCCGAAGCCCGCCGGCAGATCGAACGCTGCCGCCTTGGCGCGCATGCCGATACGCCGGCCGCATCGCTCTCGCTCGGCCAGCAGCGCGTGGTCGAGATTGCGCGCGCGCTGGCCGGCCAGCCCTCGGTGCTGCTGCTCGACGAACCCGCCGCCGGGCTGCGCCACCTGGAGAAGCGCGCGCTTTCCGTGCTGCTGAGCCAGTTGCGCGCCGAAGGCCTCGGCATTCTCGTGGTGGAACATGACATGGAATTTGTGATGAATCTTGCCGACCGCATCACCGTGCTCGAATTCGGCACCGTCATCGCCACCGGAACGCCGGCCGAAGTGCAGGCCAACCCGCGCGTGCTCGAGGCCTACCTGGGCGGCGCCGACGACCAGCTGCTGGAGCACGCACGATGA
- a CDS encoding branched-chain amino acid ABC transporter permease, which yields MDLQIALLLGQDGIVNGAVYGLMALALVLVFSVTRVIFIPQGEFVAFGALSMAMLQTGRVPATLWLLIALAAMVLVVEFWRWKRGAVVDWASALAWCVVLPLAAAALVMLLKPTSMAAQAVTTLVLIAPLGPLLYRLAYRPLADASVLMLLIVSVALHGVLVGLGLLFFGAEGYRTAPFSEERFDLGGIPVSGQSLVVVGVTLLLVIAMFLFFGRSMIGKALRATAINRVGARLSGIPTELSGDLSFALAALIGAISGLLIAPLTTVYYDTGFLIGLKGFVAAIVGGLASYPLALAGALLVGQLEAFASFWASPFKEVLVFTLIIPVLWWRSLHSHHVEDEE from the coding sequence ATGGATCTGCAGATCGCCCTTTTGCTGGGGCAGGACGGCATCGTGAACGGTGCCGTCTACGGATTGATGGCGCTCGCCCTGGTGCTGGTGTTCTCGGTCACGCGCGTCATCTTCATTCCCCAGGGCGAGTTCGTCGCCTTCGGGGCGCTGTCGATGGCCATGCTGCAAACGGGCCGCGTGCCGGCGACGCTGTGGCTGCTGATTGCGCTCGCCGCGATGGTGCTGGTGGTCGAGTTCTGGCGCTGGAAGCGCGGCGCGGTCGTCGACTGGGCTTCCGCACTTGCGTGGTGCGTCGTGTTGCCGCTGGCCGCGGCCGCGCTGGTCATGCTGCTCAAGCCCACCTCGATGGCGGCTCAGGCCGTCACCACGCTGGTCTTGATCGCGCCGCTCGGGCCGCTGCTGTATCGCCTCGCCTACCGGCCGTTGGCCGACGCCAGCGTGCTGATGCTGCTGATCGTCTCGGTCGCGCTGCACGGCGTGCTGGTGGGGCTCGGCCTGCTCTTCTTCGGCGCCGAAGGCTACCGCACCGCGCCGTTTTCCGAAGAGCGCTTCGACCTTGGCGGCATTCCGGTCAGCGGGCAATCGTTGGTGGTGGTGGGTGTCACGCTGCTGCTGGTGATTGCGATGTTCCTTTTCTTCGGCCGCTCGATGATCGGCAAGGCGCTGCGCGCCACCGCCATCAACCGGGTCGGGGCGCGGCTGTCGGGTATTCCGACCGAGCTTTCCGGCGACTTGAGTTTTGCGCTCGCGGCGCTCATCGGCGCAATTTCGGGCCTGCTGATTGCGCCGCTCACCACGGTGTATTACGACACCGGCTTCCTGATCGGCCTCAAGGGCTTTGTCGCCGCCATCGTGGGCGGGCTCGCGAGCTATCCGCTGGCGCTGGCGGGCGCGCTGCTCGTCGGGCAACTCGAAGCCTTCGCTTCGTTCTGGGCCAGCCCGTTCAAGGAAGTGCTGGTCTTCACGCTGATCATTCCGGTGCTGTGGTGGCGTTCGCTGCACAGCCATCATGTGGAGGACGAGGAATGA